TCATCGGAGCTTTACACTAATGTAAATAACATGAAGCTAGGTCTGATTTTAAAAGTCTCTATGTTGTTATTGGCTCTTGTGGTCGTGATTTACGGAATCAAGGCTTTGCAGTCGCCAAAAGTTCAAACCCAAGCAGGTGACCCCAGCAGCGTTGTCGGTTTGCTTTTAGGTGGCGATCAACGTCTTTTGAATTGGTGTCCCGGCGATACCGCAAAGGTCGAAATTTTTTCTGAAACGGGGGAGGTTTTAAAAACCCTGACCTCCAAGCAGGATCTTTCTGCGGTTTGTGAACTGATGATTGGGGGATTTACCCAAGATCCGGCGGAGACTCCGGTTTATAAGCTTAAGTTGAAGGCATATCCCGGTTCAGGAAATCCCGTGTCACTGGAAAAAGCTGTCCAATCCCCTATTTTTCGGGTTCAGGGAATGCCGTTTTCATCGCCGGGGCTGGTTAAAGTTCTGGAAAGGCTTGCAGTTCCTTAAGATTATTCTGTTTGACAAAATGGGGGCAGAGGCCCTAATTTAGCTTTTCACCGAGTTCAGAAGTAGCTCAGTCGGTAGAGCAAGCGGCTGTTAACCGCTGGGTCGGGGGTTCGAGTCCCTCCTTCTGAGCCATTTATTTTCTAATAAATGTGATTAAGAAAGCCAGGCTGATAAGCTTGGCTTTTTTATTTTTAAATCCCTGATTTATTTCATTGAGAACTGACCCGCGCACATTGTTTTGGCGCGGATCGAAGTCATTTGACTGTCGCAGAAAATCCCGCGACCTGTAACCGGATCAAGTTGCAAGCGCATTGCATAGTTTTGCAGTTGCATCGCTGAAAGTTGGTTAAGACTTCCAATTCGTGCGGCGGCTTTATCTGCTGGCATGGGAGCTGTGCGATTGTGTGTGTTTGTCAGAGGAATCACTTCAACGGCATCGACTTTTACTTTGCCTGTAGCAGGGTCTCTTTCTAAATACAGACGAGAGAACATTCCCCAATCCGTATTTGGATCTGATTTTTTAGTGATGTCAGCTGAACCCACCATCAAATAGTTTCCAAGGCTATAGTAAATCAAACGGTCGCCCCATTTTTCAATAGGACGAATCACATGCGGGTGATGACCGATAATTAGGTTCACTCCACCGTATTGGATAGCGTATTCAAAGCGAGATTTTTGTCCGTCTTCTAAAGTAGGCTTTCCTTCAACGCCAAAATGAATCGAAAGAATTTTATAGTCAGCTTTCGTGCGAGCAAAGGCCGTGACAAGTTCTTTATAATCTCTGTCGTCGCGGATAAGAAGCATTCCGACGTTTTCATTGGTGGCGCGGAAACGAGGTTCACCAATCGACATCGATGCAAAGGCAAAACGAATTCCATTCACGTCAAACACTTTGGGCTCTAAAACTTGCTTTCGCAAACCGACACCGTCGTAAATCACGCGAGGAAATTCTGCTTTGAGTTTATCCATCTCATAAACTGTCTGCTGCATTCCCGGCAGGCCATAGTCATAAGTGTGATTGTTAGAGACGTTGAAAAGATTAAATCCAAGTTCGATCAAATGGCGAACGGCATTAGGATGACTCTTAAACGCAAACTTTTTGTCTTCGTCTTTAAGGTCATTTGTTGAAGACACAACGGTCTCGATATTTGCGAAATTGATGTCACCATTAATTAATGGTTTTAATTGCGTCGTGAAAGAGTTCCAGCGGGCAAGAGTGTCTCCGTAAAGAACTCCGTTGGGATCGACAACCTGACGATTGCGGTTAAAGTTCACGTCGCCACCCATGGTAAGAACCACGTCCGCGCGAGCGTTCAGTCCTAAAATCAAGATAAGTACCGAGATGACTTTTTGTTTTCCCATACTCAAAAACACTTCAAGTGCCATGCCCTGTCAGAGGGAAAATAGCGTCTTTTTACGAGAAGAAACTGTCTCAGCCTTAGTCAGCAGACGAATTTGGGAAAAGCTTGTTGGACCCCATAAAGTGTAAAACCAAAATTGTCTCAAAGTAACACGTTTGGGCTTCGGGAATGCGTCAGATCCCATATATTGCAAATGAGTCATCTTGCAGGCGGCACAACCCTTGTAATATGGCCTTCTGGAATTGTGGACGTCTGTTGGAGGAGCTCATGCGCTTTCTTAAACTTTTACCTCTTATCGCCTTTTGGTCTATGACCGCTTTTGCTATGAAAGCGGGAGCCCAGGTGAAAAGCTATCGCGAATGGAAATCTGAGCAAGTCGTTCTTGCTGAGGGAAAAGTTTCTACTCTGAAAGCTCAAATCGCGGCGAAGAAATCATCTCGCACAATGGCGTTGGGTACGGACCCTAATATGGCCAATAAGGCGGCGGTAGAGGCCGTTTCTACTCAAGATAAATCTGTTGAAAAATTAGAGCGTCAGTTGCGTGAAGAACAATACGATCTGGATGTCGCTAAGGATCTTTCAGTGACGGACTATTTCGTGGGTTATTTGACGAAGGTTCAAGATAAGAAGTCTGCTTTTAACGAAGTGGCAGGCAAGCTTTCCGCTGAGGAAGTGGCAGAGCTTATGACGGCTTACGCAAACTCTGTTTTCGGCGCCCACGCTGCGGACCTTCCGGTCAGTGCTACAAACGTTGGTAAAGACGCTATTAAATAAATTTTTTGATCTAATAAATCCTCGAAAATTCTCATTTACTCGCCGCATTAAGTTGTGCCTTAAAGAAAAATAAGGCACCCGACCTTGACTCTTTCTGGGGCACCTTCATATTACCTTCGTTGTTATATAACTAAACGGAGGCACACTATGGCTAAGAGTGAAATTGGCGTTCGTCCATTGCACGACAGAATCCTTGTTCGCAGAATGGCGGAAGAAGAAAAAACCGCTGGCGGACTTTTCATCCCAGACACTGCAAAAGAAAAACCACAAAAAGGTGAAATCATTGCGACTGGTAAAGGTCGTATCACTGAAGACGGAAAAGTTCTTCCGTTGGAAGTTAAAGTTGGCGACAAAGTTCTTTTTAGCAAATATGCGGGAACTGAGTTGAAACTTGAAGGCGCAGAATATTTGATGATGCGCGAAGAAGACATCTTGGGTGTTTTCAACTAACACGCAAGCAGTACGCGTTTAACTTTTTAATAAATTAAAAACGGAGTAAATTATGTCTAAAGTATTAACATTCTCAGAAGACGCTCGCGCGCACATCTTGAAAGGTGTGAACACTCTTGCGAACGCAGTAAAAGTAACTTTGGGACCTAAAGGTCGTAACGTTGTTATCGACAAATCTTTCGGTTCTCCTCTTATCACTAAAGACGGTGTAACTGTTGCTAAAGAAATCGAATTGGAAAACAAATTCGAAAACATGGGCGCTCAAATGGTTAAGGAAGTTGCTTCTAAAACCAACGATGAAGCCGGTGACGGTACAACAACTGCAACTGTTCTAGCTCAAGCGATCTACCGCGAAGGTGCTAAACTTGTTTCTGCAGGTCACAACCCAATGTTCATCAAACGCGGTATCGACAAGGCTGTAGCGACTGTTATCGACGAACTTAAAGCAATGTCTAAACCTGTTAAAGGTTCTAACGAAGTTGCTCAAGTTGGTTCAATCTCTGCGAACAACGATAAAGAAATCGGTCAAATGCTTGCAGACGCTATGGATAAAGTAGGCCGTGAAGGCGTTATCACTATCGAAGAATCTAAAACTGCGAAAACAGAAGTAACAGTTGTAGAAGGTATGCAATTCGACCGTGGTTACTTGTCTCCATACTTCGTAACTAACGCAGAAAGAATGGAAGCAGTTCTTGAGAACGCTTACGTTCTTGTTTACGACAAAAAAATCTCTTCAATGAAAGATATGATCGGTATCCTTGAAGGTGTTGCTAAGCAAGGTCGTCAATTGTTGATCATCGCTGAAGACGTTGAAGGCGAAGCACTTGCAACTCTAGTTGTGAACAAACTTCGTGGCACTCTTCACATCTGTGCTGTTAAAGCTCCTGGCTTCGGTGATCGTCGTAAAGCTATGCTTGAAGACATCGCGATCTTGACTGGCGCGAAAGTGATCTCTGAAGACATCGGCCGCAAACTAGAACAAGCAACTGTTGCTGATCTTGGTGTTGCGAAACGCATCGTTGTAGACAAAGACAACACAACAGTGATCGATGGCGCTGGTAAAAAAGCTGATATCACTGCACGTGTTTCTGCTATCAAAGCTCAAATCGAAGAAACTACTTCTGACTACGACAAAGAAAAACTAAAAGAGCGTTTGGCTAAATTGGCTGGCGGCGTAGCTGTTATCCACGTTGGTGCTCCTTCTGAAGTAGAAATGAAAGAGAAAAAACACCGCGTAGAAGACGCTTTGAACGCGACTCGCGCAGCTGTTGAAGAAGGCATCGTAGCTGGTGGTGGTACTGCTTTGCTTCGCGCTTCTCAAAAAGTTGATAAAACTAAATACTCTGAAGAAGAGGCATTCGGCGCTATGATCATCAAACGCGCTTGCGAAGAGCCAATTCGTCAAATCGCTGCGAACGCAGGTCTTGATGGCGCGATCGTTTTGGATCGTATCCTTCAAAACAAATCTGTTACTTGGGGATTCAACGCTTACTCTGACGAATACACTGACTTGATCAAGGACGGTGTTATCGATCCAGTTAAAGTTGTTCGTTGTGCATTGACGAACGCAGCTTCTGTTGCGTCTTTGATGCTGACTACTGAAACAATGATCGCTGAAGCTCCTAAGAAAGAAACTGCAGCTCCTGCAATGCCAGACCATGGCGGCATGGGTGGTATGGGCGGCATGATGTAATCTGCCCTCAACCGAGGTAGCTAATATAAAGCGGAAGTTCCTAACGGACTTCCGCTTTTTTATTTTGAAATAGTTGATGATCGTCCATTGAATTCGGAATACGCTGACTCCAATGGAAAAGATCAGCTTCAATATCGATAATTTGACCGGCGAGGCTCTTCGACTAAATGCCTCTTCTCCTTCACGAGCAGTTCTTTTCGCTGCCGGTGGTGGGGGAAATCCTGAACGTCACCTTCCCTTGCTAAAGGTGCTATCTGAAAGCGGCTGCACGGTCATTGCTCCCTATTTTGAAAGACTTGCTTCGTCACGACCCAGTTTGGATGAACTTCACTCACGTGTGAATTCTCTGCAAGGCGCGCTCAACATTATTGGTGAATCCAATCTGCCAATCATCGGAATAGGTCACTCCATTGGAGCGACTCTGTTGTTGGCTCTCGCAGGGGGACAAATGTGGATGCGAGAAGGACAGAGATTTCTAGTTACGCGCGATGAGCGTATTAAAAAACTTGTGCTTTTCACGCCGCCAACGGGCTTTTTCCAAGCGCCAAAGTCGTTAGAGAATGTTCACGCTTCCATACAGGCTTGGGCGGGCTCCTTAGACACATTCACACCACCTCAACAACTTGAGATCTTGAAGGAGTCGCCGCATATCCATCTTGAAACTCGGATCATCGAGGACGCGGGTCATTTTTCATTTATGAATACACTTCCGCCAAATGTGGTAGATACGGTGAAAGATCGAGAACTTTTCTTAACGAATCTCGCGGCAGATGTTTGCGACTTTGTGATGTCCTAAGGGTCACGGTTAAATAAACGGGAGTTTTCTATGAATGAGGTTTTAATCACGGGCGCTTCTTCGGGAATTGGTTATGCACTGACTGAATCTTTTCTGCAAAGGGGAGATACCGTTTGGGCGGGCGTAAGAAAACCGGAAACTCTGAAAGCTCTTCAAGAAAAATATCCCGCACTTTTGAATGTTCTTAAACTTGATGTGACTTCCGCAGCCGATATCGAGTCGGCATGGCAGACAATCTCTTCTAAAAATTCTGACAAGAAGTTTATATTAGTAAATAATGCTGGCGTTGCTGTTGGCGGACCGATTGAATCTTTGCCGTCTCTTGAATGGAAAAATCTTTTTGATGTGAACGTTTTGGGTCTTGTGGCAATGACGCAAAAATTTTTACCGCGTCTTCGTGAAACACAAGGGCGCATTGTGAATATCGGCTCTATCAGCGGGCGTATTGCGACACCCTACCTCGCACCCTACTGCTCTAGTAAATTTGCTGTGCGTGCGATCACAGACTCTTTACGCCGTGAAATGCGCTCTTTAGGTGTGAAGGTGATCTTAATTGAGCCAGGTCCGATCAAAACGCCGATCTGGGAAAAATCGATTGAGCACAGTCAGGATTTAAAAAAGCATATCTCGGGCGAGCAAATGAAAATCTATGGTCCGGCGATTGAAGCACTCACGTCAGCAGTTGAAGATGTGGCGAAGTCGGCGGTGCCGGTTTCCTGGGTTACGGATAAGGTTTTGCATGCAGTGAATGCCGCAAATCCAAAAGCCTACTATTTGATTGGAAAAGGAATTTGCTTTCAGGCGTTTTTAGCAAAGCA
This region of Bdellovibrio sp. BCCA genomic DNA includes:
- a CDS encoding CapA family protein yields the protein MGKQKVISVLILILGLNARADVVLTMGGDVNFNRNRQVVDPNGVLYGDTLARWNSFTTQLKPLINGDINFANIETVVSSTNDLKDEDKKFAFKSHPNAVRHLIELGFNLFNVSNNHTYDYGLPGMQQTVYEMDKLKAEFPRVIYDGVGLRKQVLEPKVFDVNGIRFAFASMSIGEPRFRATNENVGMLLIRDDRDYKELVTAFARTKADYKILSIHFGVEGKPTLEDGQKSRFEYAIQYGGVNLIIGHHPHVIRPIEKWGDRLIYYSLGNYLMVGSADITKKSDPNTDWGMFSRLYLERDPATGKVKVDAVEVIPLTNTHNRTAPMPADKAAARIGSLNQLSAMQLQNYAMRLQLDPVTGRGIFCDSQMTSIRAKTMCAGQFSMK
- the groES gene encoding co-chaperone GroES → MAKSEIGVRPLHDRILVRRMAEEEKTAGGLFIPDTAKEKPQKGEIIATGKGRITEDGKVLPLEVKVGDKVLFSKYAGTELKLEGAEYLMMREEDILGVFN
- the groL gene encoding chaperonin GroEL (60 kDa chaperone family; promotes refolding of misfolded polypeptides especially under stressful conditions; forms two stacked rings of heptamers to form a barrel-shaped 14mer; ends can be capped by GroES; misfolded proteins enter the barrel where they are refolded when GroES binds) gives rise to the protein MSKVLTFSEDARAHILKGVNTLANAVKVTLGPKGRNVVIDKSFGSPLITKDGVTVAKEIELENKFENMGAQMVKEVASKTNDEAGDGTTTATVLAQAIYREGAKLVSAGHNPMFIKRGIDKAVATVIDELKAMSKPVKGSNEVAQVGSISANNDKEIGQMLADAMDKVGREGVITIEESKTAKTEVTVVEGMQFDRGYLSPYFVTNAERMEAVLENAYVLVYDKKISSMKDMIGILEGVAKQGRQLLIIAEDVEGEALATLVVNKLRGTLHICAVKAPGFGDRRKAMLEDIAILTGAKVISEDIGRKLEQATVADLGVAKRIVVDKDNTTVIDGAGKKADITARVSAIKAQIEETTSDYDKEKLKERLAKLAGGVAVIHVGAPSEVEMKEKKHRVEDALNATRAAVEEGIVAGGGTALLRASQKVDKTKYSEEEAFGAMIIKRACEEPIRQIAANAGLDGAIVLDRILQNKSVTWGFNAYSDEYTDLIKDGVIDPVKVVRCALTNAASVASLMLTTETMIAEAPKKETAAPAMPDHGGMGGMGGMM
- a CDS encoding SDR family oxidoreductase, encoding MNEVLITGASSGIGYALTESFLQRGDTVWAGVRKPETLKALQEKYPALLNVLKLDVTSAADIESAWQTISSKNSDKKFILVNNAGVAVGGPIESLPSLEWKNLFDVNVLGLVAMTQKFLPRLRETQGRIVNIGSISGRIATPYLAPYCSSKFAVRAITDSLRREMRSLGVKVILIEPGPIKTPIWEKSIEHSQDLKKHISGEQMKIYGPAIEALTSAVEDVAKSAVPVSWVTDKVLHAVNAANPKAYYLIGKGICFQAFLAKHLPVKWLDALLAMGFRFKKGKAPV